GTAGCAGAATATGCCGTTGCCAATATGGGTGCGAAAAATATTTCTTACATTATTTGGAAACAACGTTTCTATGCACCTTATGACAGTATCTACGGTCCAGCTTATACTTGGAACTTGATGCCAGACCGTGGAAGCATTACAGAAAACCACTACGACCACGTCCACGTGTCATTTAACTAATAGCAATACGAAAAGCCAAACTCTAAGTGAGCTTGGCTTTTTTTGATGCTATTTGTATAGAACCAGTAGTGCTTACCTATCTCCAAAACTTGTCAGAGCCCTTCTTATCTTCAATGTTAAAGGCGATAATATTGCGGAGTAGGTCCCAGTTGGTTTCTTGGTCTTCCTTTCTTGTTTATTTCATTCTATACATAAAAGAGGAGCTAGCTCCTCTTTCATTCATTATTTCACCAAAATTGCCAATGCCTGATAAGGCTTGAGGGTGATTTTCTTACCTAACTTGCTGTCAGGGTAGTTGCTGATGAAGACTTGGCCGTGGGCGTAGTCGTCTGCCAGGTCTAGTTCAACTTCTTCTGCGAAGAAATTGTTGAGGACCAGTAGTTTCTCGCCGTTCAGCAAGCGTTCAAAGGCATAGACTTTCTGGCTGTCCTTGTAGGCGGCCTTGTAGTCCCCTTCTGAAATGAGAGGAAGCTCTTTCCGCAGGCGAATGAGTTCTTGGTAGAAGGTAAAGATTGGGCCTGTTTTTTCCTGCTCAACGTTAATCGTTTGGTAGGATTTGCCAGCCTTCAGCCAAGGGGTACCTGTTGAGAAGCCTGCATTGTCAGAAGCGTCCCATTGCATCGGGGTGCGGGAATTGTCACGGGACTTGGCCTGGATAATCTTGAAGGCCTGCTCAGGTGCCTGCCCCTGGTCCAAGAGCATCTGGTAGGCATTGATAGACTCCACATCGACATAGTCGTCCATGCTGTCGTAGTCAGGGTCAATCATGCCGATTTCCTCGCCCATGTAAATGTAAGGCGTACCGCGTGATAGGTGGATAGAAGCGGCTAGCATGGTTGCTCCTTCATTGCGGAAATTCTCCACATCAACAAAGCGGTTGAGGGCACGAGGTTGGTCGTGGTTGTTGTAGAAAAGGGCGTTCCAGCCATTTCCAACAGACATCTCCTCGCCCCAAGTGTGAAAGAGGCGTTTGAGTTCCTCAAAGTCAAAGTCCATAATGGTCCATTTTTGACCGTCCTTGTAGTCCACTTTCAAGTGGTGGAAGTTGAAGGCCATGGACAACTCTTCCCGCTCAGGAGCCGTGTAGAGAATGCAGTTTTCAATGGTCGTGGCAGACATTTCCCCAACGGTCATGAAGCCTTTTTCTGCTCCAAAAGTGGCGTTGTTCATCATCTTGAGGTAGTCGTGGGTGATCGGACGGTCGGTATAGGCTGGCTTGCCATCGTTGATTGGGCAGTCTTCTAGCACTTCATCCTTACCAATCAAGTTGATAACATCAAAGCGGAAGCCTTTGACACCCTTGTCTTTCCAGAAGTTGACCACCTTGAAGAGTTCGTCCCGAACATGTGGATTTCGCCAATTGAGGTCGGCTTGGGTCACATCAAAGAGGTGAAGATAATATTTCCCAGTATCGCCAAAAGGTGCCCAGGCATTGCCGCCAAACTTGGAAACCCAGTCAGTTGGTTGGTCACGCAGGATAAAGAAATCTTGGTAATATTTATCGCCAGCCAAGGCTTTTTTGAACCACTCGTGGTCTGTCGAGCAGTGATTGAGGACCATGTCCAGCATGAATTCGATACCCAATTCTTTTCCGACAGCCACCATTTCTTCAAAGTCAGCCATGGTGCCAAAATCAGGATTGACAGCTGTATAGTCTGAAATGTCATAGCCGTTGTCCCGTTGCGGACTTGGGTAGAAGGGATTGAGCCAGATCATGTCAATGCCTAATTCTTTTAGATAAGGGAGTTTTTCAATAATCCCACGCAGGTCGCCGACACCATTGCCAGTTGTGTCCTTGTAAGATTTGGGGTAGATTTGATAGACCACTTTTCGTTTGTCGATTGTCATGGTTGTCTCGCTTTCTAATTGGTTACATAAAACAATCATAGGAGGGACAGGAAACCTGCACCTCCTAAGGATTGATTAAAGTTTGCTTGCAGTTAGGAGTGTTTGTCCATTTTCAACTGCGCCTGGTAATTGTTTCAGGATTTCCACAGAGAAGTCAGCCTGGTTGGTTACGATAATTGGAGTTTCGGTCACCAATCCAGCTTCTTGAATGGTTGGAATGTCAAAGCTGATCAGTTTATCACCAGCTTTGATGGTGTCGCCTTGTTTGACGTGGGCTTCAAATCCCTTGCCTTCTAGGCTAACAGTATCCATACCAATGTGGATTAAGAGTTCTAAGCCTTGGGCAGTTGTAATTCCAATAGCATGTTTGGTTGGAAAGAGCACAGAGACAGTTCCGTCAACTGGCGCTGTCAAGAGGCCTTGACTTGGTTCGATGACCAAACCTGTACCCATGACACCAGAAGAGAAGACAGGGTCAGTCGCTTGTGACAATTCTTTGGCTTGTCCAGTTAGGGGACTTACCAATTCAATCTTTGCTCCTGATGAAACGCTTGGAGTTACGCTTTTTACTTCTTCAGGAGCCTCAACCTTTTTTGCAAACAAGCCAGCACGCTTGAATACTGCAGTCAGTACCATAGGAACAGCAATTGCGACAAACATAGTGATGGCGAATGCTCCCCAGTATTCAGCCTTGATAGACAAGATACCTGGAAGACCACCGATACCGATAGATGCAGCTTGGATGTTGAAGGTTACAGAAAGTAAGCCAGCGATACTTGAACCAATCATAGCAGCTACAAATGGGTAAACGTATTTCACGTTGACACCAAAGAGGGCTGGTTCAGTAACACCAAGATAAGCAGAAATCGTTGCAGGAAGCGAAACTTGAGCTTCTTTTTCATTGTGACGGTTCATGAGGAAGTAAGCAAATACTGCAGAACCTTGAGCGATGTTAGAAAGAGCAATCATTGGCCAGAGACCAGTTCCACCAGCATCCGCAATCAATTGTGTATCGATGGCGTTTGTCATGTGGTGGAGACCAGTGATAACGAACGGTGCATAGAGAGCACCAAATACAGCACCGAAGAGCCATTTAACTGGACCTGTCAAACCTGCCAATACAATAGTTGATAACCATTGACCGATTGTCCAACCGATAGGACCAAGGACAGTGTGGGCCAAGATAAGAGCTGGTAGAAGTGATAGGAATGGTACGAAGATCATGGATACCACTTCAGGAATCACTTTACGCCAGAAGATTTCTAGGTAAGAAAGGGCCAAACCTGCCAAGAGGGCTGGGATAACTTGGGCTTGGTAACCGATACGAGCGATGCTAAAGGCACCAAAGTTCCAAGACCAGTCGCTAGCGATGGTCGCTGCGTCTGTACTTGGTACAGAATATGCGTTAAGCAACTGTGGAGATACCAAACAGATACCAAGGACGATACCAAGGATTTGTGACGTTCCCATTTTACGTGATACAGACCAAGTAATTCCGACTGGTAGGTAGTGGAAGATGGCCTCACCTGGCAACCAGAGGAAGTGGTTGACACCATTCCAGAATGGTGAAACATCAACGATAGTATTATAAATCGGAGAGCCAGAAGCTGTGACTTGTTTGACACCGTCAACTACTTTTTGTCCCAACCACTCCATCTGAACACCTTCTAGGAGGTTACGGAAACCGAGAATCAAACCGCCGACGATAAGCGCAGGGATGATTGGGGTGAAGATTTCCGCCAACATTGTCATAACACGTTGGATAGCATTTTGGTTACTTTTAGCGGCTGACTTAGCAGCTTCTTTTGATACGCCTTCAATACCAGATACCGCAGTAAAGTCATTGTAGAAGATTGGTACATCGTTACCGATGATAACTTGGAACTGACCAGCGTTGGTGAAGGTTCCTTTTACTGCTGGAATGTCTTCGATGACTTTGACATTTGCCTTCTTGTCATCAGCAAGAACAAAACGCATACGTGTTGCGCAGTGTGTTACTGCATTGACATTCTCTTTTCCACCAATAGCATCTAGGAGCTGTTTGGCTTCTTTTTCAAATTTTCCCATATATTTTTCCTTCTAGGCACAATTGGGCTAGTGCCGTTCCCATATTTTTTAGTCACTTAGTTTCTCTCTTGGTATTTTGTTAACTCGCTTTGCCGTACGCTATGAGGGTTACATTTTATCAGCAGTATGATTTTTAACCTTCAATAGTCGCCACTCTGACTGTTGGAGCAGCCAGTGGCTAGTTGCCTAGTACCAAAAGTAAACTAAAAGACTTTGTTTTCCGATTTATCATGTTTTAGGGGGACACAACAAATTGGATATACGAAATTTGTACGGACAAATTTCGTTCGTGCTAATATTGTATCCGATTTCAAAAAATAATGCAAGCCCTTTTACTTAATTTTTTTAAAATTTTGTTATAATAGTGATGTTGTATGATAGAAAGCAGTCAATATATGGGGTTAAAAAATGAAAAAATACCAAGAAATTTATCATGATTTAAAGGAAAAAATCCGTACAAATCTTTATCCGGCGGAAACGTCCTTACCGACCGAACAACAATTGCAGGAAATCTATGGGGTTAGTCGGGACACGGTACGAAAGGCTTTGGCTATGTTGACAGAAGGGGGGCTTATCCAAAAGGTTCAGGGACGTGGTTCCATGGTCTTGAAGCAAGAAATCTTGAATTTTCCTGTTTCTGGCTTGACCTCCTATCAGGAATTGACC
The nucleotide sequence above comes from Streptococcus sp. 29887. Encoded proteins:
- the treC gene encoding alpha,alpha-phosphotrehalase → MTIDKRKVVYQIYPKSYKDTTGNGVGDLRGIIEKLPYLKELGIDMIWLNPFYPSPQRDNGYDISDYTAVNPDFGTMADFEEMVAVGKELGIEFMLDMVLNHCSTDHEWFKKALAGDKYYQDFFILRDQPTDWVSKFGGNAWAPFGDTGKYYLHLFDVTQADLNWRNPHVRDELFKVVNFWKDKGVKGFRFDVINLIGKDEVLEDCPINDGKPAYTDRPITHDYLKMMNNATFGAEKGFMTVGEMSATTIENCILYTAPEREELSMAFNFHHLKVDYKDGQKWTIMDFDFEELKRLFHTWGEEMSVGNGWNALFYNNHDQPRALNRFVDVENFRNEGATMLAASIHLSRGTPYIYMGEEIGMIDPDYDSMDDYVDVESINAYQMLLDQGQAPEQAFKIIQAKSRDNSRTPMQWDASDNAGFSTGTPWLKAGKSYQTINVEQEKTGPIFTFYQELIRLRKELPLISEGDYKAAYKDSQKVYAFERLLNGEKLLVLNNFFAEEVELDLADDYAHGQVFISNYPDSKLGKKITLKPYQALAILVK
- the treP gene encoding PTS system trehalose-specific EIIBC component, with the translated sequence MGKFEKEAKQLLDAIGGKENVNAVTHCATRMRFVLADDKKANVKVIEDIPAVKGTFTNAGQFQVIIGNDVPIFYNDFTAVSGIEGVSKEAAKSAAKSNQNAIQRVMTMLAEIFTPIIPALIVGGLILGFRNLLEGVQMEWLGQKVVDGVKQVTASGSPIYNTIVDVSPFWNGVNHFLWLPGEAIFHYLPVGITWSVSRKMGTSQILGIVLGICLVSPQLLNAYSVPSTDAATIASDWSWNFGAFSIARIGYQAQVIPALLAGLALSYLEIFWRKVIPEVVSMIFVPFLSLLPALILAHTVLGPIGWTIGQWLSTIVLAGLTGPVKWLFGAVFGALYAPFVITGLHHMTNAIDTQLIADAGGTGLWPMIALSNIAQGSAVFAYFLMNRHNEKEAQVSLPATISAYLGVTEPALFGVNVKYVYPFVAAMIGSSIAGLLSVTFNIQAASIGIGGLPGILSIKAEYWGAFAITMFVAIAVPMVLTAVFKRAGLFAKKVEAPEEVKSVTPSVSSGAKIELVSPLTGQAKELSQATDPVFSSGVMGTGLVIEPSQGLLTAPVDGTVSVLFPTKHAIGITTAQGLELLIHIGMDTVSLEGKGFEAHVKQGDTIKAGDKLISFDIPTIQEAGLVTETPIIVTNQADFSVEILKQLPGAVENGQTLLTASKL